DNA sequence from the uncultured Ilyobacter sp. genome:
TCATTAGCCAGTGAAGTTCAAAAGTCTGATCTTGTAAAAAAATATACCGGGGTGATAGATAGCAGAATTTTGGACAGGGAAAGAATAAATTCAGCAGAGGGACTTGCAAAAATAGAGTTAATGGAAAGGGAGATATCAAGGGGTAGCGGTGAGTATACAGAAGAATTTATCGAAGAACTGGAGTCCTTGTACATTAAGAAGGAAGCGGCAGAAAAACTAGAAAGCCTTGAAAACAGGGAACCCTACGCAGTCTACCTGATACAAAATGATCTGGTGGTTCCAGTGGAGTATAGGGGTGCTGCTGCGAGGTATCTCTATCGTGTGGAAGAACTAGATGCCCTCTATCCCTTCAGAAAATATATAGGTAAAACTGAACTAAAAGAGCTTTCTGAAGATAGTCCTAGATATAAAGAGGAGTATGCTAGAAGATATCCTTTAGAAGATGAAAATATAGACCTTTCTAAGGAGAGCTATATCTATTTTTCAGAAAATCCGGCTCTAAAGGAATCAAGGGTGAAAGAGATCGAAAACAAAACAATAATGGAGCCTCACGAGATGTACTATGCAGCCTTGTATTACAAGCAAAAGAAAGATTATGTAAAAAGTTACAGGTTAAGTGATGCCTTGAATCAAAGATATAGTTTTTCAGAAAAGATAGTAGAAATACACCGAGATAATATTCAAAAATTAAAAAAAATGGGTTCAAAAAATTAAGGATGGCTTTGCCATCCTTTTAGTTTAAACTGATTTTATAAACTGCTTTTTCCTTATCAAGAGAGATCTTTTTTTTTTGACTTTTGTGACTTAGGTTTATTTCTAGAAAGGGAGTGTTATAAGAGATTATGCCATTTGAATCTGATGAAACTTTTTTGCCATCAAGGATAAAAATGGAATTTTTTACAGGTGTATCAGAAGCATCTGTTATCTCTAAAATCACCTGTCTAGACCCGTGATTCATTATTATATTAAAATTACTTATTTCTTCTTTTAAAGTCATCTCGGGAGATTCATAAGGTTTAAAATCTGCTATCTTTACAGAGACCTTGAAGGTAGCCGTGGCTGGGATGTCTAAAAATTCAAAATATCCATTTTCTCCTGATAGGGTGGAGGCGATTCTTTTTCCTCTAGGAGTTATGAGATCGATTTTTTCGCCTTTAATTGGCTTTACGCCATCAGAGAGAATCCCACTTATTTTATAAAGTTTTCTTTTTAACTGGATTTCCAAGTTTGAAATGGTGGAGAATTTTTCCACTCTTCTAACTAAACCATGGGAGAAGAACCCCTCTTTGTTTACTCTTATCATTACAAGTCCTGGGTCTGCAGTTCCTCTGAATCTACCGAAGCTGTCGGTGAAGGATTTTTTTTCTTCGTCACCGCTTTTTATTACTATCTCAGCATCAGTTACAGGTGAATTTTTGTCATCGATTATACGTCCCTCTATAAAACTAGGGGCCTCCTCTAGCTCAAGATTCAAGGTGAATTTTTTATCCTCATCGGTGAAATCATATATAAGCTGATTTTCCTCCTTGAGAAAATATCCGAATTTTTTTATGGAAAGCTTGTATTTTTTTGATGGGATGTTACCGGAAAACTTACCTGAAAAATCACTTGTGAGGGTATAGCTGTTGTTTTTTACATCGGTAAATACAATATCTGCTCCCCCGAGATACATGTCTTCTATTCTTAAAACTCCCTCAACAGACACCTCTATAGGTTTCACATAAAAGTTCAGATACTCACCGTACCTTTCATTTATAGGGAACCTCTGGATTTTGACTATAGTCTTATCTAGCTCTTTTACAACGATATCATACTGTCCGAAATCGAGGTTTATTTTTTTCAGGAGGGAATCTGAATCTACTGTTTTTACAAGCTTACCCTCCTTATAAAAAAGAATAGAGATATCATTTAGTATATGACTTGTATCAGGAGCTTCCTTGTGAAAATATATCTGGTTTTTACTGCTTTTTCTAACAGAGATAAAAAAATCCCCTGATTTTTTAGGGAGGTTGATATTATAACTTTGATATTCCCGTGAGATGGAGATAACCCTTTCAACTGGGAAGTAGGACGGAGAAAAAAACTGAAATTTGTAATTTCCAGGTTTCAAATCTAAAAGAGCCCTGCCGTCAGTAAAGTTCATCCCGTTTTTTGACTGATCTGACATATCTGTGAATTCTATATATCCTCTGGGGGTGTTAAAATAAAAAGACGCAGTTCCATCCTTTTTATCCTCTGCCCAAAGAACCGTTGAAAAAAGGAAAATAAATATTATTGCGAAAATTTTTTTTAGCACAAGAACCCTCCTCGGAGTTTTATAATAAAAGATTTTTTAGAAAAACTTAAAAAAAATTATCCTACTTAATTTATAACATTTTTTTTATTAGCAATCAAGAAATGTAACTTCTTTTGAAAAAACATTGTATGTGATATAATTAGCTGTAAATGGATAATTATATTTGGACTTATTCTTATAGGCAGGTGAATGTATATGAGTTTTAAAAATATTATCGATGAGAGAGAAAAAGGAAAGATAAGATTTGCCAAGTCTCAGGTTGAAAAGGCTTATTATTTGGGGGAATTTAAGGAAAATATCATAGCTGCTCTTCATAAAAATCAACTTGAAGAAGACAGTGTGTACACGGAGATACTAGAGGCCATGAAAGAAAAAGACGCCGTTCTTATGAAGATGAGAAGGGATGTCTCCTTGAAAAAACTTAAACCTTATATCGATGAAGCTGAAAAAGTGGGAATAAAATACCAGTTAGTAGATGGGATCTCATACAGAGGGGATGTTGCCCTTGTGATAGTTTCAGAAGAGGCTATGGAAAATTCCGATGAAGACCTGGTAATAAGAGATATGGACCAAGACTTTGTCGATGCAGGCCTTGGAGAAGAGTTCAGTAAAGCCAGAGGCAAAAAAATATGTAAAAATTGTTTTAAAGAATTGGAAGAAAAACTTCCTGATTATAGGGGTAGTTTTAAAAAAATGAGTTTTTTCGACAAAGTGATAGGGCATAAATGTCCTGTATGCGGAAAAAAATAGGAGGCATAATGGTAGAAGCATTCAGAATAAACGGCGGTAAAGAATTGAGTGGTGTTTTAGAAGTTAGCGGGGCAAAAAATGCAGCCCTTCCCATCTTGATAGGAACCCTTATAGAAAAGGGAACTTATATTATAAATAATGTACCTGACTTGCGAGATATAAAAACACTTATAAAGTTAATTGAAAGCCTGGGGATAGAGTCAGAAAGACTCGGTAAAAATTCCTATAAATTTGTAAACAAGGGACTTACAAACCTAACGGCTTCTTATGATCTGGTAAAAAAAATGAGAGCTTCATTTTTGGTTATGGGGCCTATGCTGGCACATGAGAAAAAGGCCACAGTCTCTCTACCAGGTGGCTGTGCTATAGGTGCTAGACCTGTGGATCTTCATCTGAAAGGGTTTGAAGCCATGGGAGTAAAAATACAAATAGAACATGGATATGTAGAGGCTGAAGTAGAGGAGCTGACTGGGTCCAATGTCATATTTGATTTTCCAAGTGTAGGAGCCACAGAAAATGTCATAATGGCGGCGGTAAAGGCAAAGGGAACGACAGTTCTTGAAAATGCAGCGAGAGAGCCTGAAGTGGACGATCTCTGCAACTTTCTCATAGCCATGGGTGCGAAAATAGAGGGAGTTGGAACGGGAAGACTTGTTATAGAGGGAGTGGAAAAGCTAGTTCCTTGTGAATATACAGTAATGCCAGACAGAATAGAGGCTGGGACTTATATAGTGGCGTCTCTTATGTTTGACAGTAAGATCCAGGTAAAGGGAGTTGAGAGAGTCCATATTGAGAGTTTCATGATGAAGCTAGAGGAGATGGGGGCTGTCTTTGAAATAGAGGGAGATCTTCTGAAGGTAAACTCTAAATTTGAAGATTTGAAACCTGGAAAGGTAACGACTATGCCACACCCAGGTTTCGCTACAGACCTTCAGTCACAGATGATGACTCTCATGAGCCTTATAAAGGGTCATAGTGAGATAAAAGAAACTATTTTTGAAAATAGATTTATGCATGTACCGGAGCTTAACAGAATGGGAGCAAATATTCACATAGATGGTCATGTTTCACTGATAGACGGAGTGGAGAAATTTTCATCTGCCGAGGTTATGGCAAGTGACCTGAGAGCAGGGGCTTCCCTTGTTTTAGCTGCCTTGAAGGCAGATGGACAAAGTATCGTAAACAGAATCTACCATGTGGATAGAGGTTATGAAAAGCTAGAGGAAAAACTTAAAAAAATCGGTGCAGATATAGAAAGAATTAAGGCTGAAGCTTAAACTTTATGCCATAGAGAAACAAAATATAAATTTGACTTTTTTGAGGCAATGGTGAATATTTTAATATAAAGGAGTGTTTGATGGAAAAAATTATAGGATTAAATCCTGTAACAGAGGCGTTGCAGAATCCAGAGACCAATATTGAGAAGATAGAGATCTTTAAGGGGCTCAAAGACGATAAGATAGGCAGGATAAAAGCTCTTGCATCAAAGAGAAATATAAAGATACATTTCACAGGTAAAAGAGCTGAAAATTCTCAAGGTGTAGTAGCTTTTATAAGCCAGTACGATTATTATGTGGATCTAGGGGCTTTTCTTGAGAAGGTGGCAAAAGATGAAAAATCAATAGTGCTGGTCTTAGATGGTGTCCAAGATCCTAGGAACTTCGGTGCTATTGTGAGAAGTGCTGAGATTTTTGGTGTAAAAGGGATAATAATCCCAGAAAGAAACTCGGTAAAAATAAATGAAACTGTTGTGAAGACTTCTACAGGGGCCATAGAACATGTGGATATAATAAAAGTCACCAATATTTCTGAGGCTATTCAAAAGCTTAAAAAACTGGATTACTGGGTCTATGGAGCCGAAGGTAGCGGCGAAAAATGCTATTATGAAGAAAAATATCCAAACAGGACTGTTCTCGTGATGGGGGGAGAGGGAGCGGGAATAAGAAAAAAAGTAAAGGAAAACTGTGATATTTTAGTAAATATTCCTATGTACGGAAAAATAAATTCATTGAATGTTTCTGTTGCAGGGGGGATACTTCTTTCTGAAATTGCAAAGAAGATATATTAAAATTTTAGAATTAGTGTGTTCTCTTGGTTAGGGTATAGGGGTTAAGGGGGTATTCTATGGCGGTTGAAATGATTACTGATGAAATTTTGACAGAGGCTCAAAATGGTGATCAAGAAGCGGTTAGAAAGGTTTTTGATTATTACAAAAATTTTGTTTTTTTGAAAGCTAAGAATTACTTTTTAATTGGAGCAGACAGGGACGATCTGGTTCAGGAAGGTATGATAGGTCTGTTGAAAGCTATAAGGGCCTACGATACGGAAAAAGCTGCATCTTTTAAAACCTTTGCAACCATTTGTATAAAAAGGCAGCTTATCACAGCAATAAAGTCTGCCAATTCACAAAAGAATTTTGCACTGAATTCTTCAGTGGGAATATACAACGACTCTAATGAAGATAGGGAAGTCCCTTATGCTAGAGGCCTAGAATCCTATGTTACATACAACCCTGAAGAGATGTACCTCACAAAAGAACAGATCACCGGACTAAAAGAGCATCTACAGAGTACCTTGAGTGAATTTGAAAACGAAGTTTTTCAATATATGCTTCTAGGTCATACCTATAAAGAGATATCTAGGAAGCTAGACAAAAAGGTGAAATCTGTGGATAATGCTATACAGAGGATAAAAAGAAAAAGTGAAGCCTGGCTAGAAACATATAGAAAGGCTTAAAAACAAAGGGCTACCTTTTAGGAGGAGGCCCTTTTTATCTTGAGGATTTTTTTTATTTGTGGTATATTTATATGAAAAATGATTTTATAAAAAGGGAGTGAAACCTGTGAGGGAATACGATTTTAAGAGTATAGAATCAAAATGGCAGGAGAAATGGAAACAGGACAACATTTTTAAAACCGATAATAAGGTAGAGGGAAAAGAAAATTACTATGTTCTTGAAATGCTTCCCTATCCATCTGGAAAGCTTCATATGGGACATGTTAGGAATTATACAATAGGGGATGTAATAGCGAGATATAAAAAGATGAAGGGGTATAATGTACTTCATCCTATGGGATGGGATTCCTTTGGTCTTCCTGCTGAAAATGCAGCCATACAAAATGGGGCACACCCTGCAGTATGGACAAAATCAAATATTGAAAATATGACAACGCAGCTTAAAAGCCTTGGGTTTTCATATGACTGGGATAGAGAGTTAGCCTCTTACAGAGATGATTATTATAGATGGAATCAATGGATTTTTAAAAGAATGTACGAGAAAGGTCTTGTGTACAAGAAAAAATCTTCTGTAAACTGGTGTCCAGATTGTCAGACTGTTCTTGCAAATGAGCAGGTAGAGGATGGCAAGTGCTGGAGACATTCTAAAACCGATGTTATTCAAAAAGAGCTTGAGCAGTGGTATTTTAAAATAACAAACTATGCCGATGAACTTTTAGAAGGGCATAAAGAACTAAAAGGCGGATGGCCTGAAAAAGTAATTACAATGCAGAAAAACTGGATCGGAAAATCTTATGGAACAGAGGTTAATTTTAAGGTTGTGGAAAACGGAGAGGACCTTTCTGTTTTTACAACGAGAGTCGACACACTTTGTGGAGTTACTTATTGTGTTATAGCACCAGAGCACCCTATGGTAAATGAGATTATAAAGTCTAATCCGGGCATAAAAGAAGCTGTGACAGCTATGACAAGTGAAGATGTTATAAACAGAACTGCAGAAGGAAAGGAAAAAAACGGAGTATTCACAGGGTGGCATGTTATAAATCCTGCAAACAATGAAAAGGTTCAACTTTGGATAGGGGACTATGTACTTATGGGATACGGTACTGGAGCTGTAATGGCTGTTCCTTGTCACGATGAAAGAGATCTTATGTTTGCCAAAAAATATGATCTTCCTCTAAGAGTTGTAATAAATCCTGTAAACAAAAAAACTAAAGAAGAAGTAATACTAAAAGAAGATGAAATGACAGAAGCCTTTACAGACTACGGAGTCATAACTAATTCTGGAGATTTTAACGGACTATCGTCTAAAGAGGCTCTTGTTAAAATTGCTGAATATTTGGAAGAGAAAAACTGCGGGAAAAGAACTATAAATTATAGACTGAAAGACTGGGGAGTATCTAGACAGAGATATTGGGGGACACCTATTCCAGCACTTTACTGTGAAAAATGTGGGACTGTTATGGAAAAGGATGAAAACCTTCCTGTAAAACTTCCTGGGGATGTTATTTTTAGTGGTAATGGAAATCCAATAGAAACATCAGAAGAATTTAAAAATGCCGTTTGTCCTGAGTGTGGAGGAAAGGCTAAGAGAGAAACAGATACAATGGATACCTTTGTAGATTCTTCTTGGTATTTCTTGAGATACTGTGATCCTAAAAATACAGAACTTCCCTTTGATAAAGATATAGCTGACGGTTGGTTTCCTGTAGATCAATATATCGGTGGGGTAGAACATGCTGTTATGCATCTTCTCTATGCTAGATTTTTCCACAAAGTTTTAAGAGATTTAGGGCTTTTGTCTACAAATGAGCCATTTAAAAGACTTCTTACTCAAGGAATGGTTTTAGGTCCGTCATACTTCTCAGCTAATGAGAATAGGTATCTTTATTCTGGAGAAGTAGAATTTTCCGGTGATAAAGTTTTAGCTAAAACAACAGGAGAAGAGTTAGTTGTCAAGGTTGAAAAGATGTCTAAATCAAAAAATAACGGGGTTGACCCGGAAAATATAGTTGCTACTTACGGAGCAGACACAGCTAGATTATTTACAATGTTTGCCTCTCCTCCTGAAAAAGAGCTTGAGTGGAACGAAAACGGATTGGCTGGATCTTATAGATTCCTAAACAGAGTGTGGAGAATGGTAAGTGAAAGCAAAGCTTTCTTTGAAGCTGGATCTATAAACCTTGAAAAGTTAAATAAGGCTGATAAAGCGATATTGAGAAAATTACACCAAACTATAAAAAAAGTGACAGAATCCATAGAAAACGATTACCATTTTAATACTTCAATAGCTTCAAATATGGAGCTAATAAATGAACTTCAGGACTATAAGGTAAATGTTTTAGAAAAGGGAGATATTACTTCAGAATCTAAAAAGCTATTTACGGAAGCCGTAAACAAAATGGTTGTTATGCTCTCACCTTTTGTTCCTCATATATGTGATGAACTCTGGTCAGAGTTGGGGAATGAAGGTTTCCTTTTTGAAGAAAACTGGCCTGAACATGTTGAGGAATTAACTGTTTCAGACGAGGTATCTATAGCGGTGCAGGTAAACGGAAAAGTAAGAGGAGCTGTGCAGGTAACTAGAGGAACATCCAAAGAGGAACTTGAAAAAATGGCCCTTGAAATGGAAAATGTAAAAAAACATATCCAAGATAAAAATATAGTTAAAATGATTATTATACCAGAAAAAATAGTAAACATTGTTGTAAAATAAGGCTGCTTTTGCAGCTTTATTTTATATTGCCAAGGGAGTTGGTTGTGTTGGATAGAAAAAAACATATGAAAAAAATTAAGAGGATTGTTGTTAAAGTTGGGACCTCGACTTTAACACATGAAAATGGACTTCTCAACATTTGGAGAATAGAAAAACTGGTAAGAACTCTTTCGGATCTGGCTAATTTGGACTATGAAATAATCCTTGTTACATCTGGAGCTGTAGGTGCTGGAATGGGTGTCTTAAAATTGGATGAAAAGCCAAAGACTCTTGATGAAAAACAAGCCGTAGCTGCAGTTGGGCAGGTTTCTCTTATCCATCTTTATAGAAAGCTTTTTTCTGAATATGGAAAAAATATAGCTCAACTTCTCGTCAATGGAGAGGATATATCCAAAAGAAACAGATATATCAATATAAGGAATACTTTTTCTGCTTTATTTGACAAAAAGGTAATACCTATAGTCAATGAAAATGATGCAGTGGCCGTAGAAGAGATTAAGGTGGGAGACAATGATACCCTTTCAGCTTATGCTGCAAGTGCCGTAGATGCAGACCTTTTAATTTTGCTGTCTGATATAGACGGTCTTTATACATCAAATCCCAGACAAGATAAAAATGCTAAATTTATAAGTGTGGTGGAAGAGATAGATGAAAGTATCTATTCCATAGCTTCAGGTGCCGGCGGTTCCAAATTTGGTACTGGTGGAATGCATACAAAAATAAAAGCCGGAGAAATAGCAACTAAACTGGGTGTCGATATGATAATCGCTAACGGAGAATGTCCTGAAATAATCAGGGACATCTTAAATGGAGAGGAGAAAGGGACCCTGTTTTTAGGGGCGAAGGATATATCGGCAAAAAAACACTGGATATGGTATGGAGGGAAAATCAAAGGAACTATCTATATAGACAGTGGAGCTGAAAAGGCACTTTATGATAAGAATAGCCTTTTATCAGTTGGAGTTGTAAGGGTAGATGGAAGTTTTGTTGAGGGAGATATAATTGCTATAAAAAATTCTGAAGAAGAACTGGTGGCGAAAGGGATAGTCAACTATGCTTCGTCAGAGGTAGAGCTTATAATTGGGAAACACAGCGATGAAATAGAGGATACCCTGGGATACAAGGGATATGACTCTGTGGTTCATATAAACAATCTACATCTATTAAAGGAGGTATAAAATGGATAATTACATACTTGAGATAGGTAAAAAAGCCAAGGAAGCATCTAAAATACTTGCAGGTATTGATACAAGGACTAAAAATAGGGCTTTAATGTCTGTAGTTGATGCACTTCTTGAAAATTCTGAAATTATCAAAGAAGAAAATGAAAAGGATCTAAAAGCCGCCAGAGAAAAAGGTATTTCAGAATCCTTTATAGACAGGCTCACCCTTACAGATGAAAGGATAAAGAGCATGGCTAACGGGGTCTGGGAGATCGCTAGCTTCAGTGATCCGGTTGGAGAAATAGTCAAAGGCTTTCCCCATGAAAATGGCATGAAAATATCAGAAGTGAGGGTTCCGTTGGGAGTTCTGGCTATGATATATGAATCTAGGCCGAATGTAACAGTTGATGCGGCGGCACTTGCTCTTAAATCTGGGAATTCGATTATCTTGAGAGGGGGAAGTGATGCGGCCCACAGCAACGGAATCTTGGAAAAAATATTTGTGGATGCTATAACAAAAGAAGGAGTGCCAGAGGGAGCAGTGCAGCTTATAAAGAATCCTGACAGGGCTCTTGTGAATGAACTTGTGAGGTTAAATAATTATGTAGATGTAGCTATACCTCGTGGTGGAGTGGGACTCAAAAAGGCGATAATTGCAAATGCCACAGTTCCTGTAATTGAAACTGGAGCAGGTGTATGCCATCTTTATATTGATTCTAGAGCGGCAATAGAGAAAGCCTTGAATATAGCCATAAATGCAAAAACTCAGAGACCAGGTGTGTGTAATGCAATAGAAACTCTGCTTATTCATAGGGATTCTTTAGGAAGGATTATTCCTTTCTTGGCAGAGGCTTTTATTACAAATGGAGTGGAAATCAGAGCTGATGAAGAGGCTCTTCAGTTTATACCTGGGGCCAAGGCTGCAGTGGAAGAGGACTGGAACACAGAGTATTTAGGCCTCACAATATCCATAAAAACTGTAGGGGGTATAGAGGAAGCTATAAGGCATATAGACAAGTACGGAACAAAACATTCTGAGGCAATAGTAACAGAAAGTTATGAAATGGCTGAAAAATTTCTAAATGAAGTAGACGCAGCTGCTGTATATGTCAATGCCTCTACACGTTTTACTGACGGGGGAGAATTTGGATTTGGGGGAGAGATCGGCATAAGCACTCAGAAACTCCATGCTCGTGGGCCTATGGGAGTGAGAGCACTTACTACCACCAAATATATGATCAGAGGAAATGGACAGATAAGATAAGTTTTTAAAGAACATGTATCACGAAAGTTTTTAGAATTAGCTTAATTTATATAGAACCACCCAATAAGGCCTCTGCTAAATTTAGCAGAGGCCTTGTTGGGAGAATAACCAATATAATCAATGGAAAGCTTGATTTAGTAGGCTTTTATCGCTAGAAAATGCTGTTTAAAAAAGGCTGTTGGACAAGCTTTTTATAAAAAATAGAAATAATTTTAAAAAAAGTTTGACTGAAAAAGGGATATGTGATAATATTAATCCTGTCGCAAGGGGCCAATAAGGCTCGGCAGACAGAAGAAAAGGACATTAGCAATTAAATAGAGAAGGAAGTCAAAAGAATGTCAGATATGACATAAAGAAGTCCAAACAAGATTTGGACCAAGTTAGGTGTTAATAATCTCGCAAGAGATTTAAATAAACTTTTTGAATGAAGAGTTTGATCCTGGCTCAGGATGAACGCTGACAGAATGCTTAACACATGCAAGTCGACTGGAATTCACCTTCGGGTGATAGTACGGTGGCGGACGGGTGAGTAACGCGTAAAGAACTTGCCCTCTAGACTGGGACAACTGTTGGAAACGACAGCTAATACCGGATATTATGGAACTGCGGCATCGTGGAACTATGAAAGGCTATATGCGCTAGAGGAGAGCTTTGCGTCCCATTAGTTAGTTGGTAGGGTAATGGCCTACCAAGACGATGATGGGTAGCCGGCCTGAGAGGGTGATCGGCCACAAGGGGACTGAGACACGGCCCTTACTCCTACGGGAGGCAGCAGTGGGGAATATTGGACAATGGACTAAAAGTCTGATCCAGCAATTCTGTGTGCACGATGAAGGTTTTCGGATCGTAAAGTGCTTTCAGGTGGGAAGAAGAAAGTGACGGTACCACCAGAAGAAGCGATGGCTAAATACGTGCCAGCAGCCGCGGTAATACGTATGTCGCAAGCGTTATCCGGAATTATTGGGCGTAAAGCGCGTCTAGGCGGCCTTTTAAGTCTGATGTGAAAATGCGGGGCTCAACTCCGTATTGCGTTGGAAACTGGAAGGCTAGAGTATCAGAGAGGTGGGCGGAACTACAAGTGTAGAGGTGAAATTCGTAGATATTTGTAGGAATGCCGATGGGGAAGCCAGCTCACTGGATGAATACTGACGCTAAAGCGCGAAAGCGTGGGGAGCAAACGGGATTAGATACCCCGGTAGTCCACGCCGTAAACGATGATCACTAAGTGTGGGGGGTCGAACCTCCGTGCTCAAGCTAACGCGATAAGTGATCCGCCTGGGGAGTACGTACGCAAGTATGAAACTCAAAGGAATTGACGGGGACCCGCACAAGCGGTGGAGCATGTGGTTTAATTCGACGCAACGCGAGGAACCTTACCAGCCCTTGACATCCCAAGAACTTAGCAGAGATGCTTTGGTGCCTTTTCGGAGGAACTTGGTGACAGGTGGTGCATGGCTGTCGTCAGCTCGTGTCGTGAGATGTTGGGTTAAGTCCCGCAACGAGCGCAACCCCTATCGTATGTTACCATCATTAAGTTGGGGACTCATGCGAGACTGCCTGCGACGAGCAGGAGGAAGGTGGGGATGACGTCAAGTCATCATGCCCCTTATGGGCTGGGCTACACACGTGCTACAATGGACAATACAGAGGGTAGCGATCCCGCGAGGGGGAGCCAATCTCAGAAAGTTGTTCTTAGTTCGGATCGCAGTCTGCAACTCGACTGCGTGAAGTTGGAATCGCTAGTAATCGCGAATCAGCAATGTCGCGGTGAATACGTTCTCGGGTCTTGTACACACCGC
Encoded proteins:
- the leuS gene encoding leucine--tRNA ligase — protein: MREYDFKSIESKWQEKWKQDNIFKTDNKVEGKENYYVLEMLPYPSGKLHMGHVRNYTIGDVIARYKKMKGYNVLHPMGWDSFGLPAENAAIQNGAHPAVWTKSNIENMTTQLKSLGFSYDWDRELASYRDDYYRWNQWIFKRMYEKGLVYKKKSSVNWCPDCQTVLANEQVEDGKCWRHSKTDVIQKELEQWYFKITNYADELLEGHKELKGGWPEKVITMQKNWIGKSYGTEVNFKVVENGEDLSVFTTRVDTLCGVTYCVIAPEHPMVNEIIKSNPGIKEAVTAMTSEDVINRTAEGKEKNGVFTGWHVINPANNEKVQLWIGDYVLMGYGTGAVMAVPCHDERDLMFAKKYDLPLRVVINPVNKKTKEEVILKEDEMTEAFTDYGVITNSGDFNGLSSKEALVKIAEYLEEKNCGKRTINYRLKDWGVSRQRYWGTPIPALYCEKCGTVMEKDENLPVKLPGDVIFSGNGNPIETSEEFKNAVCPECGGKAKRETDTMDTFVDSSWYFLRYCDPKNTELPFDKDIADGWFPVDQYIGGVEHAVMHLLYARFFHKVLRDLGLLSTNEPFKRLLTQGMVLGPSYFSANENRYLYSGEVEFSGDKVLAKTTGEELVVKVEKMSKSKNNGVDPENIVATYGADTARLFTMFASPPEKELEWNENGLAGSYRFLNRVWRMVSESKAFFEAGSINLEKLNKADKAILRKLHQTIKKVTESIENDYHFNTSIASNMELINELQDYKVNVLEKGDITSESKKLFTEAVNKMVVMLSPFVPHICDELWSELGNEGFLFEENWPEHVEELTVSDEVSIAVQVNGKVRGAVQVTRGTSKEELEKMALEMENVKKHIQDKNIVKMIIIPEKIVNIVVK
- the proB gene encoding glutamate 5-kinase; this encodes MKKIKRIVVKVGTSTLTHENGLLNIWRIEKLVRTLSDLANLDYEIILVTSGAVGAGMGVLKLDEKPKTLDEKQAVAAVGQVSLIHLYRKLFSEYGKNIAQLLVNGEDISKRNRYINIRNTFSALFDKKVIPIVNENDAVAVEEIKVGDNDTLSAYAASAVDADLLILLSDIDGLYTSNPRQDKNAKFISVVEEIDESIYSIASGAGGSKFGTGGMHTKIKAGEIATKLGVDMIIANGECPEIIRDILNGEEKGTLFLGAKDISAKKHWIWYGGKIKGTIYIDSGAEKALYDKNSLLSVGVVRVDGSFVEGDIIAIKNSEEELVAKGIVNYASSEVELIIGKHSDEIEDTLGYKGYDSVVHINNLHLLKEV
- the rlmB gene encoding 23S rRNA (guanosine(2251)-2'-O)-methyltransferase RlmB; this translates as MEKIIGLNPVTEALQNPETNIEKIEIFKGLKDDKIGRIKALASKRNIKIHFTGKRAENSQGVVAFISQYDYYVDLGAFLEKVAKDEKSIVLVLDGVQDPRNFGAIVRSAEIFGVKGIIIPERNSVKINETVVKTSTGAIEHVDIIKVTNISEAIQKLKKLDYWVYGAEGSGEKCYYEEKYPNRTVLVMGGEGAGIRKKVKENCDILVNIPMYGKINSLNVSVAGGILLSEIAKKIY
- the murA gene encoding UDP-N-acetylglucosamine 1-carboxyvinyltransferase; the encoded protein is MVEAFRINGGKELSGVLEVSGAKNAALPILIGTLIEKGTYIINNVPDLRDIKTLIKLIESLGIESERLGKNSYKFVNKGLTNLTASYDLVKKMRASFLVMGPMLAHEKKATVSLPGGCAIGARPVDLHLKGFEAMGVKIQIEHGYVEAEVEELTGSNVIFDFPSVGATENVIMAAVKAKGTTVLENAAREPEVDDLCNFLIAMGAKIEGVGTGRLVIEGVEKLVPCEYTVMPDRIEAGTYIVASLMFDSKIQVKGVERVHIESFMMKLEEMGAVFEIEGDLLKVNSKFEDLKPGKVTTMPHPGFATDLQSQMMTLMSLIKGHSEIKETIFENRFMHVPELNRMGANIHIDGHVSLIDGVEKFSSAEVMASDLRAGASLVLAALKADGQSIVNRIYHVDRGYEKLEEKLKKIGADIERIKAEA
- a CDS encoding carboxypeptidase-like regulatory domain-containing protein — its product is MLKKIFAIIFIFLFSTVLWAEDKKDGTASFYFNTPRGYIEFTDMSDQSKNGMNFTDGRALLDLKPGNYKFQFFSPSYFPVERVISISREYQSYNINLPKKSGDFFISVRKSSKNQIYFHKEAPDTSHILNDISILFYKEGKLVKTVDSDSLLKKINLDFGQYDIVVKELDKTIVKIQRFPINERYGEYLNFYVKPIEVSVEGVLRIEDMYLGGADIVFTDVKNNSYTLTSDFSGKFSGNIPSKKYKLSIKKFGYFLKEENQLIYDFTDEDKKFTLNLELEEAPSFIEGRIIDDKNSPVTDAEIVIKSGDEEKKSFTDSFGRFRGTADPGLVMIRVNKEGFFSHGLVRRVEKFSTISNLEIQLKRKLYKISGILSDGVKPIKGEKIDLITPRGKRIASTLSGENGYFEFLDIPATATFKVSVKIADFKPYESPEMTLKEEISNFNIIMNHGSRQVILEITDASDTPVKNSIFILDGKKVSSDSNGIISYNTPFLEINLSHKSQKKKISLDKEKAVYKISLN
- a CDS encoding DUF1694 domain-containing protein; this encodes MSFKNIIDEREKGKIRFAKSQVEKAYYLGEFKENIIAALHKNQLEEDSVYTEILEAMKEKDAVLMKMRRDVSLKKLKPYIDEAEKVGIKYQLVDGISYRGDVALVIVSEEAMENSDEDLVIRDMDQDFVDAGLGEEFSKARGKKICKNCFKELEEKLPDYRGSFKKMSFFDKVIGHKCPVCGKK
- a CDS encoding sigma-70 family RNA polymerase sigma factor, producing MAVEMITDEILTEAQNGDQEAVRKVFDYYKNFVFLKAKNYFLIGADRDDLVQEGMIGLLKAIRAYDTEKAASFKTFATICIKRQLITAIKSANSQKNFALNSSVGIYNDSNEDREVPYARGLESYVTYNPEEMYLTKEQITGLKEHLQSTLSEFENEVFQYMLLGHTYKEISRKLDKKVKSVDNAIQRIKRKSEAWLETYRKA